In Candidatus Binatia bacterium, the genomic window CCCGAACGCAGCGGCGAACCCCACGCTGTTAGCCGAAGTATCGAGTGCCAGCACCGAGGAGTACGACCGCGGCGAGAAGTTCGCGCATTACCGAAAGATCGGCTCCCTCCGCGAGTACCTGATAGTCTCCCACCGCGAGCGCCGCGTCGAGCGCTGGTGGCGCCGCGGGCCAGACGACTGGGGGCGAGAGAGCGCCGGCCGTGGTGAGGTCTTGCGCCTTTCCGCGCTCGGCATCGATCTGGACGTCGACGCAGTCTACGAACGTTCGCCGCTCACGCGAACGATCTGAGCACTGCTTGCGAAGCATACGTGGGTCCGGATCTGCCGTTGTGGCCTGCCTCGACGGTCAGCTGGCGGGGTTTTTCGCCACCCTTACGAGGCGGGCTACACAGACAAGACGCACCAGGCCAGGGGGCGCTTCATCGAGGCGAACTGACCCGTACCGCCGAAAAAGACGAAGACGAAAAAGACGAAGACACCCATGATTGGGGGGAGGCCGTCTGCCGGGAAAAAGACGAAGACACCCATGATTGGGGGGAGGCCGTCTGCCGGGCGCATCCACCAGCTCCGTCATGTAGCGTCGTATAGGGCCTTGACATTAACCCTATACACGTCCACACTCTCTCCGTGCCCAGCCCCCGCTACACGCAGATCGATATCGAGGCGACCCCGTACTACCACTGCATCAGTCGCTGCGTGCGCCGCGCCTTCCTTTGCGGCAGGGACCGCCTGACCGGATCGAACTTCGATCACCGCAAGGACTGGGTCGTCGAGAAGCTCGCCGAGCTCGCCGCCATTTTCGCCATCCGCATCTGCGCCTATGGCGTATTGAGCAATCATTTCCACCTCGTCGTGCGCATCGACAGCGGGCGAGCACGCACCTGGAGCGATATCGAGGTTGTCGAGCGCTACGGCCGGCTGTTTCGCCACCCGGTCGAGTCGTGGGAGCGGCTGCCGCCGGCACAGGCGGCCGACAGGGTCGCGCGCTGGCGGGCCCGGCTCGCCGACCTGAGCTGGTTCATGCGCTGCCTGA contains:
- a CDS encoding transposase, with translation MPSPRYTQIDIEATPYYHCISRCVRRAFLCGRDRLTGSNFDHRKDWVVEKLAELAAIFAIRICAYGVLSNHFHLVVRIDSGRARTWSDIEVVERYGRLFRHPVESWERLPPAQAADRVARWRARLADLSWFMRCLNESIARRANREDQCTGRFWEGRFRSQALLDEAGLLTCMTYVDLNPIRAGMAA